The Haloprofundus salinisoli region CGAATCGAGGGCCGACGCCGACCCGCCGGAACGAATCGACGCGCCCGGAAGGGCGGACGTTTAACTCCGAGACGGTCTAACGACGGCCAATGGGAAACGCAGCGTTGCGCCAGTTGGCGGCGCTCTCTGAGGTGTCGTTCGACGACCTCGACGGGAGAATCGTCGCCGTCGACGCGCACAACTGGCTCTACCGGTATCTGACGACGACCGTCAAGTGGACCCGCGACGAGGTGTACACGACGAGCGGGGGCGAGGAAGTCGCCAACCTCGTCGGCATCGTCCAGGGCCTCCCCAAGTTCTTCGAGCACGATCTCGTCCCCGTCTTCGTCTTCGACGGTGGCGTGACGGAGTTGAAAGACGACGAGGTGGCCGAGCGGCGCGAACAACGCGAGAAGGCCGAAGAGCTGCTCGAAGACGCCCGCGAACGCGGCGACCACATCGAGGTCGCCCGCCTCGAAGCGCGCACGCAGCGGCTGACGAGCGTCATCCAGCAGACCAGCCGCGAGTTGCTCGACTTCCTCGACGTTCCCTACGTCGAAGCGCCCGCCGAGGGCGAGGCGCAGGCGTCGTACATGGCCCGCCGCGGCGACGCCGACTACGTCGGCAGCGAGGACTATGACACGTTGCTGTTCGGCGCGCCGCTGACGCTCCGCCAGCTCACTAGTTCGGGTAATCCGGAACTGATGGACCTCGACGCGACGCTCGAAGAGCACGACCTCACCTACGAGCAACTCGTCGACGTCGGCATCCTCTGCGGGACGGACTTCAACCCCGGCGTCGACGGCATCGGCCCGAAGACGGCGCTCAAGTTGGTGAGAGAACACGGCGACCTCTTCTCGGTGCTGGAGGCGCGCGGCGAACACGTCGAGTTCGCCGACCGCATCCGCGACCTGTTTTTGGACCCGCCGGTCACCAACGAGTACGAGTTCGACACCGACCTCGACCCCGACATCTCGGCGGCGCGGGCGTACGTCACCGAGGAGTGGGAAGTCGACGCTGACGAGGTCGAACGCGGTTTCGACCGCATCGACGACGCGCTCAGTCAGACCGGACTGGACCGCTGGACCTGATTATCTGAATTCGACGGAGACGATTTCGTCGGGCGTTTCGCCGCGGCGGCGGTACCGCGGGTCGCCGGCGTCGATGTCGCTGCCGTCGCCGCGTTCGACCTCGAAGACGCGAATCGAAATCACGAGGCGACCGGGTTCGAGCGTCGCTCGGAGCACCGGCCCCGTCGCGGTGATGACGACATACGGCGGTGCGGCGACCGCCGGGGCCGCGAGCTGGTACCCCCCGGCGTCGACGCAGCGGGCGAGCAGGCCCGGTAGTCGGTCGGTGATACCTGCGCGGGCGAGAACGGCTTCGAGCGGGGGAACGACGTGCCCGCGGTCGGTCG contains the following coding sequences:
- the fen gene encoding flap endonuclease-1 — its product is MGNAALRQLAALSEVSFDDLDGRIVAVDAHNWLYRYLTTTVKWTRDEVYTTSGGEEVANLVGIVQGLPKFFEHDLVPVFVFDGGVTELKDDEVAERREQREKAEELLEDARERGDHIEVARLEARTQRLTSVIQQTSRELLDFLDVPYVEAPAEGEAQASYMARRGDADYVGSEDYDTLLFGAPLTLRQLTSSGNPELMDLDATLEEHDLTYEQLVDVGILCGTDFNPGVDGIGPKTALKLVREHGDLFSVLEARGEHVEFADRIRDLFLDPPVTNEYEFDTDLDPDISAARAYVTEEWEVDADEVERGFDRIDDALSQTGLDRWT